From the genome of Fusibacter sp. A1:
AATTGTAGAAGAAGACAAGACGGTTTACGCGCTCGATGGTGCTGTAACTACTGAAACGGCGGTTAAAGACGTGTTTTACAAAGAAGAGAAAATAGTGTCAGATGTCGATGCTCAAATCATCGACGGCGTGGTGATGGTTCCTTTAAGAAGCACGCTTGAAAAAATGGGTTACAAAGTAACATGGAACCAAGAGACAAGACGCGTGGAGATTCAACAAGGCGCGCAGTGGACATCGGTTGGAATTGGCGAAAACGCATACTTTAAAAACAGAATGGCACCGGCTCCACTAAGCGCGGCACCGGTTATTGTAAATGGCAGAACCCTTGTGCCAGCAGAATTCTTCTCAGTCATCCTTGGAAAGAACCTTATGGTCGAATCGGGTAACTTGTCATTCGACGATCAAGAAGCAGTCATCCATTCGGGGTATGTCAAGGAGATCTCGACAGATGAAACAGGCATGACGACCATTACACTCACAAGTGACATGGATTCGGATGATATCATGTTACAGACCATCATCCACACGTCGAAGGCCTTTACTTTCTATCAAAAAGAGGTAATCGTCGGTGACTTTGTAAGTGTTGTGAGCGCGATGTTCATGACAATGAGCATTCCCGGTCAAACGAGTGGGTATCTGGTTTTCTAGCTCACGAAAAATGAATAGTTATGAATCGAAGGCGGGTCTTGTACCCGTCTTTTTTTGTGGCGAATGCCTACTAATAAAAATGCTATACTGTAAAAAAGGCTAATTGAATGAAGCGTTTACAGTGTGCTTCACATCGTCTGAAAGGCACTGTGCAAACTGACTTGATTGATAGAGGAGGATGGATGGAAACTGAGAGATTGATTTTACGACCGTTCACTAGGGACGACATCAAGGACTTATACGAATACCTGAGCGATGCGGACGTTGTTGCTTATGAACCTTACGGTCCGCTAAGCTACGAAACATGCTGCGAAGAAATTGAAGACAGAAGTTGTGACAAACGGTTTATTGCCGTCGAACTGAAATCTACCGGAAAAGTCATTGGCAATGTCTATTTGAATCTGGTCGATCCGGAGTTGCCCGCACATACGAAATCGGTTATGTTTTCAATAAGGCATACCACGGGAAGGGCTATGCCACAGAAGCTGTCAGGGCGGTGGTGGACAACACCTTCAAGTTTAAGAACGCCCATAGGTTTGTGGCGTTTTGCAATGTGCTTAACGAACCGTCCTGGCACCTGCTCGAACGCATCGGCATGAGGAGAGAAGCCCATCGGGTCAAGAATATGTTCTTTGACAATGACGAAAAGGGTGATCCGCTTTGGTTTGATTCCTACCAGTACGCCATATTGGAAACTGAATGGCATAGCGAGTGAGGCAAGTCGACCATCGGCAACTGGCAATGACCTACGCAGAATAGGTAATAAGGGCTAAGGATGATGCACAAAAGACTTAGCCCTTACCGCCATATGCCGCCTGCGCAAAAGCGATCAAATTCTTCAAGTCATCCGATAGGTGCTTGTCCTTGTGAATGAGGATCTGTACGTATTGGATGAATTTTTTTTCTGTTTGGACCTTCTTCATTTCATTCTTTTCAAGTTCCATAGCCACAGTTGCGTAAGGCATAAAGGAGAATCCGAAGCCTTGTTTCACATAGCTCTTTATGCCTTCGATACTTTCCATCAAGATGGACGTGCCGAGTGTCACGTCATGGGTGTCGAAAAACTCATAAAAAAGACGATTGTAGCCGGTATGCCCCTTCGATAACAGATACTTTTCTTCAGACAAATCCAAAGCGCTATCAGGAATTGCTGATTGAGCGCCTTTCACAAATACGATTTCCTCCTCGAACAGGGTGGTTGCGTTCACACGAGAATCCCTTACCTCGTCATCTAGCGTAAATCCAATATCGATTTGATGCTCCAAAATGAACTGATGGATTTCCTCGCATCTTGCAATGATGAAATTGATGCTTAAATTATGGTGCTCTTCAATGAATGTTCTGAAAAAAGTTGGAAACTTGTACGTGCTTAAGGATTCCGTGATACCGACTTTTAAGGTTCTTGGGGTGTTCTTATTGAGCATGGCAAAGGTTTCATGATGTAGGTTCAGAATTGAGACGGCTTTCTCCCTCAGCAGCTCACCCTTTGCTGTCAGGTAGATTCTTTTTCCTATGCGTTCAAAAAGAGTGCAGTCTAGATCCTTTTCGAGACCTTTTACGCTATCTGAAACGGTGCTTTGCGCATAATTCAGTACTTTAGCCGCTTCTGTAAAACTGCCCATTTCACAAACCTTCAAGAAAACTGTCAATTGCCTGATTTCCAAGTCATACTCCTTTCCTATCGGTATAACCGATGATATATATCGAATAGTTCTGTTTTTCCTATCTTTGTAATCATGATACCATCATACTATCCAAATGCGAAGAGAGGAAATATGAATGAATAAATCAGGTTTAGCGTCAATGGGCATTTTACTGAGTGCGTTTTTCTGGGGAACTTCGGGCATTTTAACACAAATCGGCCTTGTGGAGACAACGCCGATGCAACTCATAGCCATTAGATTCATAGTTGCCGCTATGGTGGCAGGGGTCTTTTTAAAACCTAATCTAAAGAGTCTTTCGTCAAAAAGCATGATCACCGGACTAGTGTTATCAGCGCTTTTAACGGTTATGTATGTGACTTCGACAATCGGCCTTAAGTATACCAGCGCATCGAATGCAGGCTTTATCATCGGGGCGGCGGTCGTCTTTGTCCCGATCATCAATCAGCTTCTTTTTAAAGCCAAGGGTAAGCCGAAAGAGTACGTTGCGGCGGTGATCTGTCTGATCGGATTAGGTCTTGTAACCTTGGCAGGCTCCACACCGCTCAACTACGGCGACCTGCTATGTTTTGGAGATACGATCGCCTATGCGCTATTTATTATTTACAGCAGTAGAATCAGTGAGTCTGAAGATCTAAATCTGCTTGGATTCATTCAGTATGTTCTTGTAGCATTGTTTTCAGGCACCTACTCACTCCTAGTCGAAGGACCTGTTCTGTCGATAGGCTTAGAAAGCATGCTTGTCCTTTTGACGCTTGGTGTCTTTTGCACCTTTGTAGCGTTTCAAGTGCAGTTGAGGGCACAACAACATATCAGCGCAGAAAAAGCGGGGCGCCTTTTGACATTCATACCGATCTTTACTGTGCTTGTGGACTTCCTGGTATTTAAAACGCAGTTAAGTCCCGCAGCTATGTTGGGTGGAGCGCTTATCATAATGGCTACTGTTTTAGGCGATTTGGATTTCAAACATGTCTTCGCATCCCTCTCAGGTACTGTGGCGGAAGGTTAAGCTCTGCATGCGGGCACTTTGATTTTTCAATAGGCTGCGCAGCTCTCGTTAAAACCTTGCTGTCATGACACAAGAAGAACCACCTGTCGATTTCAACAGGTGGTTCTTTTCATAGTTCGCTTGATTACAATTACCTTAAATTCCACCACCGAGTGACAAAATTTAGTAAAATGGCAGTAGTATTGTTTTATTGCAGTTCTTTTGATGATTGATAGAGTTTACAAAGAGGTGTCATTAAGGAGATGTTTGATGAAAAAGCAAATAGGCGCAATTGTTTTATCGATACTGCTGATCATAATTGGAGTCCTGTCGTTTCAACTGATAATGCTGACGAATGCGTTTCATGATCTTGAACGCAAGCAGCATGAAGCAATGCTTGAAATTGATCAGCTACAAGTTGACGTTGATCGAAAATCAGTGGTATCCGGTGAAAGCAATGACGGGTTATCTAGAATGGAAGCTTTGCTGAATCAGATGGATGATAAAGTAAGAATGCTAGAATCGGAACTGGATGGGTATCAAATCAAGCAGATGTTAAATCGGCTTACTTCAATAGAAAGCAAGATAGCCAATATTCCCGTTGACGAAACGCTAAACGCTAAAGCTAAGGTAAAAGACTGGTTGTCGCTATTTTCTGGTAAACAAGCTAGTCAAGTGAATGGTGCTCTGGTTAAAGAGGCGATGGGCGTTAACTCTGACTTCTACTATGATCATTATGCCGCATTTGAATCACCTGAGAGCATTGAAAAACTTACATTTATGATACAAACGGTTTTTCAAGAAGGAGAGGGCTACACTGTAGAGCTTATATCCGAAACAAATCAGGTATATAGGGTCAATGACACTGATGGGAACGCCTTTGATGTCTACTTAAATGATGATGGAATCTACTCCCTTTGGGTATTTGGTTTTCTTTGTGATCAGTATTTCTCCGAGTTTGCAGTAACGATCATCCAACATAATCAGCAGGACACGTTTACAATGCTTGCTTATGAAGCGTATGATGCAACACCTGAAGATGTCGAAACACTATTGAGCAAACACCTGAAGGGCATTGATGGATTTGATTTGTCCTCGCTGTCCTACCTCTTTAAAGGAATCGATGTAGACGGATTTCAATTTACCATTTACGACAGGGCGGGGCATACTTTGGATTTTCATGTGAATCACAGTGACGGTTTCACAAGTATCAAGAATGCAGACCTCATGTGGGGAGAATAGCAATTCGTACCGGAATGGAACAAGTTGATCAAATGCGAATGAATTTGTCTTAGAGTTTGTCCGGATGATTTAGTTTATCGCCGCGGAAAGGTCTAATTGCGTGTTTTAAAAGGAATCATCGATAATAGGATTATACTCGAAGGCATAGATGCCCATGATGATACGGCTGTTCTTGACATTAAACCCTACCTGCCATGTAGCGACCGAGTCCTAAAGGTTCATACTGCAGACTGGGCGACTAATTGGCCACAATCATTAGAAGAATCATCAACGTTTGATTGGAGCAAGGTATTTGATAGTGCAATGCTGTGAAAAGTGGATTGTAGACCTCAATAGACAAAGCAAACCATTGCGTCATCCTGTGGAAAAATTCATACAATTCATAATTTCATATTGACGAAATTATCAGATGTGATAGAATAGGGTAAACGTTTACCTAGAGGTGCTTAATGAAAATAACGATAAAAGACATAGCGAAATTAGCTGATGTATCTACTGCAACAGTTTCTAAAGTAATCAATGGTAAGGATAAAAATATTTCGAGCAGCACTCGGAACAAGATTCTCAAAATCATTAAAGAAACCAATTATGTTCCAAATAGAATTGCTTCAAGTATGATTACAAAAAAAACGCATTCGATCGGTCTTGTTATTCCTGATATTACAAATCCCTTTTTCCCTGAAATAGCGAGAGGGGTTGAGGATCTTGCAAATCAATATTCCTATCATGTGATTTTATGTAATTCGGATAACAATAGCAAAAAGGAACTCGAATATATCGAAATGTTACAAGAAAAGATGGTTGATGGCATTATCTTGACCTCTTCTAGCAATTCAAAGGGCAGTGCGCCCACGCTGAGCAAACTTCAAATACCAGTAATTACAGTGGATAGGGAGATTGAGGGGGTCACAACGAGCGGAAGGATAATTGTCGATAACTATAGTGGCGCTTACGAAGCGGTTACCTATATGCTTAATTCGGGCTATAAGAAAATACTCCATTTAGCGGGACCTATGACGACTAAACCATCTGTAGACCGCTATCAAGGTTACTTACAAGCCCACAAGGACTTCGGTGATCTAGTGGATGATTCTTTGTATATCGAAGGACACTACACCGCTGAGTTTGGATATAAGGGAATTAAAACAGCGCTTAAGCATGAATTGGATTTTGATGCAGTCTTTTGTGGCAATGACTTGATCGCGCTTGGGGCGATTAAAGGCCTTCATGAGTTAAGGTTGAGAGTACCGGAAGATATCGGCGTAGTAGGGTTTGATGATATCTATATGGCGACCCTGATCGATCCCAACTTAACGACGGTTCATCAGCCCAATTATCAAATGGGCTACAAGGCGGCACAAATGTTGATCGATGTGATAGAGAATAGAACGTTAAGTGATGTAGAAGAAGTTTTAATGACAAAACTTGTGATAAGAGAAACGACTAAATAGTCAATTCTCTTTGTATGGTTAAACGTTTAACTCGTTGAAAATGAATAGGTGGAAAGAGATGAAGAAGATACTGGTTGTAGGTAGTTTGAATATGGATTTAGTTACAAAAGTAGATGTTACTCCTACTGTTGGTGAAACGGTTTCGGGAACAGGTTTGGAATTGATTCCTGGTGGAAAAGGTGCCAACCAAGCGATTGCCATGTCTAAACTAGGTGCAAATGTAAAAATGGTAGGCTTGATCGGCGATGACCAGTATGGCGACTTGCTAAGGTCGAATCTAGAACTTGAGGGTGTGGATCACTCAGAGGTTAGGATGGTGAGCCAGTGTCCTTCGGGTATCGCTTTTATCATGGTAAACCGATCAGGTGACAATTCCATTGTGGTAGTTCCTGGTGCAAACGAAAAATTGCTACCGACAGATATTCAGGAGTCCTGGTTTGAGGATGTGGAGTACCTGGTCTGTCAGTTGGAAACACCGCTAGATACCATTGAAGAAGTCCTAAAGGAAGCAAAGGCAAAGCATATCAAGACAATTTTGAACCCAGCTCCTGCTAAACAGCTAACTAAGGACTTGTTGAGGCATGTGGATATGTTGGTGCCAAATGAGACGGAGTTTTATCATATTACTGGGATCAAGATCACATCTAAAGAAGATTTTATTGAAGGGTACCGAATGATCAACCAACTAGGCATCAAAGAGCTGATCGTAACGATGGGCGCCCAGGGGTCATGGTACTATAACGGAACCGATTTTATTGAGGCGAAGGCTGAAAAGGTGAACGCGATAGATACCACCGCTGCGGGGGATAGCTTTATTGGCGGTGTAGTCACTAAACTTGCTTCTGGCTATTCGATGAGTGAAGCACTGGACTACGGTTCAAAAGTAGCGGCGATTACGGTAACTCGATTTGGAGCGCAAAGTTCATTGCCGACATGTGAAGAGGTAGAAGCGTTAGAGGTGAAAAATGAGAAAAGGTAAATTATTAAATTCAAATATCGTTTCTGTATTAGCTAAACTGGGTCATACCGATACGATAACCATCGCTGATGCAGGACTGCCTATACCCGGAAAAGTGGAACGGATTGATTTGGCGCTTCTTAAAGGTGTTCCTTCATTTTTAGAAACGTTGATGATTGTAGCAAGCGATATGGAAATAGAAAAGATAACACTTGCGGAAGAGATCAAGACACATAACCCGGAAGTATTAAATGTGATAAAAGAGAAGTTTGAGCAGATAGAAATAACTTTTGTCAGCCATGAGGAGTTCAAGCAGCTTAGTAGCGGGTCGAAAGCAATCATACGAACTGGCGAATGTACGCCATATGCCAACATTATTTTGCAATCCGGCGTAAATTTCGAAGAGGCTTAATATGAGTGATGTCATTTTAAGAATGGAAGGAATCACCAAAGAATTTCCAGGTGTCAAAGCACTGGATAGGGTGAACTTGAATGTTTATAAAAACCGAGTGATGGCACTGCTTGGTGAAAATGGCGCGGGCAAATCCACGTTAATGAAAATTCTTTCTGGTGTTTATCAAAAAACCGAAGGTGAGCTATACCTGATGGGAGAACCGCTTGAAGTGAGTGGTCCCAAAGACGCAATGGAAAAGGGAATCGCTATCATACATCAAGAGCTCAATTTGATCAACGAGTTAAGCATTGCTGAAAATATCTTCTTAGGTAGGTTTCCTCAAAAACACGGAAAAATCGATTGGAAAGCACTTGAAAGTAAATCGGAAGCGCTATTGACGAAGCTTAATCTAAAACTGAATCCCAAAACACTAGTTAAAGAACTCAGTATCGGGCACCAACAAATGGTTGAGATCGCAAAGGCTTTGTCATTTGACGCTCGAATCATTATCATGGATGAACCTACCGATGCGTTGACGGACACTGAATCAGAGAGCTTATTTGATGTGATCGAAGAATTGAGGGCCCAGGGTAAGAGCATAGTGTACATTTCACATCGATTGCCTGAAATCTTCAAGATCTGTGATGATGTTACCGTGTTGAGGGATGGACAGTTCATCAATGAATCAAAAGTCTCTGAAATTGATGAGGACAAGCTGATTGAACTGATGGTTGGAAGGAAGCTGGAAGAGCAATATCCGTATTTGGATTCAACCAGTAATGAAGTGATATTTGAAGTGGAAAAACTATCGAACCGGTTTGTACAGGATATAAGTTTCACCCTGAATCGTGGAGAGATATTGGGGATTGCCGGATTAATGGGGGCGGGTCGCACCGAACTTGCAAAATCAATTTACGGGGCAATTAAAAATGACACTTGTAACCTAAGGCTAAATGATAGAAAAGTGAATATCGTCGATGAGGCGAGCGCTCTTAAAGAAGGCATCGCTTATGTATCTGAAGACAGAAAAAAGGATGGTCTCGTTCTTTCACTTTCGGTTAAAAAGAATATGAGCTTATCCTCGTTGTCAAAGTATAGCAATTTTATGCATATAAAAAAATCGTCGGAAACCAAAATGGCGGACACCTTTAAAGAGCAAATGCAGATTAAAACACCGTCACTGGATCAGATCGTAAAGCATTTAAGTGGTGGTAATCAGCAAAAGGTATCCATTGCAAAAGCGTTGTCGTGTGATCCTAAAGTGTTGATTTTAGATGAACCCACTCGGGGTGTCGACGTAGGCGCAAAAAAAGAAATCTATGAATTAATGAATTCGTTTAAAGAAGATGGCATGGGCATCATCATGATTTCTTCAGAGATTCCGGAAATATTAGGAATTTGTGATCGTGTTTTAGTGATGCATGAAGGTAAAGTTGCAGGCATTCTTTCTAGAAGTGAAGCAACTCAGGAAAGTATCATGAGGCTTGCAATAGGCATCGAGGGGGCAAATTAATGAATCAAACTACTAAAACTATCTTAAGGCGATATCAATCAGTGATTGCGCTAATTATCTTTTCGATCATCATCGCGATGTTGAACGATCGATTTATGACATTTTCAAATATCATGAATATTTTGCGACAAACATCGATCAATTCAATCATTGCGGCAGGTATGACATTTGTCATTTTGACTGGCGGTATTGATTTGTCCGTCGGCTCAACCTTAGCTTTTTCTGGTGCCATGGTCGCATGGTTCATTGCAAGCGGAATGAATCCCTTGCTTGCGATTGTTCTTGCCCTAGCCATAGGAACAGCGATCGGTGTACTTAATGGAATCGTGATTTCAAAAGGTAAATTACAACCATTTATCGTCACACTGGCGACCATGACTGTTTTTAGGGGTGCTACGTTAGTATTTACAGACGGAAAACCAATAAGTACCGGATATGAGTCCAATGCAGAATTTTTAACGCAGATCGGTAATGGTTATTTAGGTGTGATTCCAATTCCTATTGTGATCATGATCTTTGTTTTCGCAATCGGCTACTATATTCTGACTCAAACTTCCTTTGGAAGATATGTTTATGCGCTGGGCGGCAATGAGGATGCGACGAAACTATCAGGCATAAACACCAACAGACTTAAAATTATTGTTTACGGAATGAGTGGTTTATTTGCAGCACTTGCCGGTGTCATTATCACTGCGAGATTGTCTTCTGCCCAACCTACAGCAGGGCAGGGTTATGAGCTGGATGCCATAGCCGCAGTCGTATTAGGTGGAACTTCATTGGCTGGCGGTCTAGGTACCATCATGGGTACCGTGACAGGAGCGCTTATCATTGGAATTTTAAACAATGCCTTGAATCTTATGAATGTAAGTTCCTATTATCAGCTCTTGGCAAAGGGTGTAGTGATTCTAATCGCAGTACTGATTGACCGTAAGGAAAAATAGTTATTGATGCTGTTTACAGCTGATATAAATTGTGTGACAGGGGTTGCACAACAAAAAAAACAATTTGAGGAGGATCTCATGAAAAAAGTATTATCTCTTGCACTGGTGTTACTTTTATTGATGTCAATGTTTGCTGGGTGTTCTAGCAATAGTGACAGTGATGAAACTAGCGGTAAAATTGGTTTAATCGTTTCTACGCTAAATAATCCATTCTTTGTGACTTTAAAAGATGGTGCACAAGAAAAGGCTAAAGAATTGGGATTGGAATTAGTAGTACTTGATTCACAAAATGATGCAGCGGCTGAACTTTCAAATATGGAAGACTTACTAACACAGGGTGTTAGCGTTATCCTGATCAATCCAACGGATTCAGATGCTGTTGGAAATGCAATTAAGGCTGCAAATGCAAAAGGTGTTCCAGTAATTACGCTTGATAGAGGTGCGAACTCAGGAGAAGTCGTTTCGCATATCGCATCTGATAATGTAGCTGGCGGCTTAATGGCAGGGCAATACATAGTTGAACTGTTAGGCGGCGCCGGTAAGGTAGTCGAGCTAGAAGGTATCGCAGGCACATCTGCGGCAAGAGATAGAGGCCAAGGATTCAATGATGCTTTGGTTGGTACGGATGTTGAAGTTGTAGCAAATCAAGTTGCAGATTTTGATAGAACTAAAGGGCTTTCCGTAATGGAGAATATTTTACAAGCTCAACCAGAAATCAATGCTGTATTTGCTCATAATGATGAAATGGCTTTAGGTGCTATAAAAGCGATTGAGTCAGCAGGAAAAAACATCATCGTTGTTGGATTTGATGCGACTGATGATGCGGTAAATGCTGTGAAGGAAGGTTCTATGGCGGCGACTGTTGCCCAGCAACCGAATCTAATCGGTAGTTTGGGTGTAGAAGCTGCAAAAAAAGTCATCGACGGGTCTACAGTTGATGCATTTATTCCGGTAGCGCTAAAGCTTATTACAGGTAGCGACGAGCCGGTGGTTCAAGAAGCAAAGACGATGGGTCTGATTCTATCCACCTTGAACAACCCGTTTTTTGTAACTTTAAAAGAAGGTGCTGAAGCCAAAGCTGCTGAACTAGGAGTGGAATT
Proteins encoded in this window:
- a CDS encoding TrmO family methyltransferase, which translates into the protein MRVLKGIIDNRIILEGIDAHDDTAVLDIKPYLPCSDRVLKVHTADWATNWPQSLEESSTFDWSKVFDSAML
- a CDS encoding LacI family DNA-binding transcriptional regulator, translated to MKITIKDIAKLADVSTATVSKVINGKDKNISSSTRNKILKIIKETNYVPNRIASSMITKKTHSIGLVIPDITNPFFPEIARGVEDLANQYSYHVILCNSDNNSKKELEYIEMLQEKMVDGIILTSSSNSKGSAPTLSKLQIPVITVDREIEGVTTSGRIIVDNYSGAYEAVTYMLNSGYKKILHLAGPMTTKPSVDRYQGYLQAHKDFGDLVDDSLYIEGHYTAEFGYKGIKTALKHELDFDAVFCGNDLIALGAIKGLHELRLRVPEDIGVVGFDDIYMATLIDPNLTTVHQPNYQMGYKAAQMLIDVIENRTLSDVEEVLMTKLVIRETTK
- a CDS encoding GNAT family protein, yielding MGYVFNKAYHGKGYATEAVRAVVDNTFKFKNAHRFVAFCNVLNEPSWHLLERIGMRREAHRVKNMFFDNDEKGDPLWFDSYQYAILETEWHSE
- a CDS encoding LysR family transcriptional regulator codes for the protein MEIRQLTVFLKVCEMGSFTEAAKVLNYAQSTVSDSVKGLEKDLDCTLFERIGKRIYLTAKGELLREKAVSILNLHHETFAMLNKNTPRTLKVGITESLSTYKFPTFFRTFIEEHHNLSINFIIARCEEIHQFILEHQIDIGFTLDDEVRDSRVNATTLFEEEIVFVKGAQSAIPDSALDLSEEKYLLSKGHTGYNRLFYEFFDTHDVTLGTSILMESIEGIKSYVKQGFGFSFMPYATVAMELEKNEMKKVQTEKKFIQYVQILIHKDKHLSDDLKNLIAFAQAAYGGKG
- a CDS encoding stalk domain-containing protein, giving the protein MKRMISTFMVAALLVTAASAFADTGNTSAPMPVLISEPVPTLYDNTSSVNFDLVQDNDEFTIILDENITTGYSWIYTIKDKAHVSFISDSQVGAQTDLIGAGGTHAFKFKVNSEGVSTITFDYQRPWENGSVDTLTVLVYKNGDTVIVEEDKTVYALDGAVTTETAVKDVFYKEEKIVSDVDAQIIDGVVMVPLRSTLEKMGYKVTWNQETRRVEIQQGAQWTSVGIGENAYFKNRMAPAPLSAAPVIVNGRTLVPAEFFSVILGKNLMVESGNLSFDDQEAVIHSGYVKEISTDETGMTTITLTSDMDSDDIMLQTIIHTSKAFTFYQKEVIVGDFVSVVSAMFMTMSIPGQTSGYLVF
- a CDS encoding sugar ABC transporter ATP-binding protein encodes the protein MSDVILRMEGITKEFPGVKALDRVNLNVYKNRVMALLGENGAGKSTLMKILSGVYQKTEGELYLMGEPLEVSGPKDAMEKGIAIIHQELNLINELSIAENIFLGRFPQKHGKIDWKALESKSEALLTKLNLKLNPKTLVKELSIGHQQMVEIAKALSFDARIIIMDEPTDALTDTESESLFDVIEELRAQGKSIVYISHRLPEIFKICDDVTVLRDGQFINESKVSEIDEDKLIELMVGRKLEEQYPYLDSTSNEVIFEVEKLSNRFVQDISFTLNRGEILGIAGLMGAGRTELAKSIYGAIKNDTCNLRLNDRKVNIVDEASALKEGIAYVSEDRKKDGLVLSLSVKKNMSLSSLSKYSNFMHIKKSSETKMADTFKEQMQIKTPSLDQIVKHLSGGNQQKVSIAKALSCDPKVLILDEPTRGVDVGAKKEIYELMNSFKEDGMGIIMISSEIPEILGICDRVLVMHEGKVAGILSRSEATQESIMRLAIGIEGAN
- the rbsK gene encoding ribokinase; amino-acid sequence: MKKILVVGSLNMDLVTKVDVTPTVGETVSGTGLELIPGGKGANQAIAMSKLGANVKMVGLIGDDQYGDLLRSNLELEGVDHSEVRMVSQCPSGIAFIMVNRSGDNSIVVVPGANEKLLPTDIQESWFEDVEYLVCQLETPLDTIEEVLKEAKAKHIKTILNPAPAKQLTKDLLRHVDMLVPNETEFYHITGIKITSKEDFIEGYRMINQLGIKELIVTMGAQGSWYYNGTDFIEAKAEKVNAIDTTAAGDSFIGGVVTKLASGYSMSEALDYGSKVAAITVTRFGAQSSLPTCEEVEALEVKNEKR
- a CDS encoding DMT family transporter, coding for MNKSGLASMGILLSAFFWGTSGILTQIGLVETTPMQLIAIRFIVAAMVAGVFLKPNLKSLSSKSMITGLVLSALLTVMYVTSTIGLKYTSASNAGFIIGAAVVFVPIINQLLFKAKGKPKEYVAAVICLIGLGLVTLAGSTPLNYGDLLCFGDTIAYALFIIYSSRISESEDLNLLGFIQYVLVALFSGTYSLLVEGPVLSIGLESMLVLLTLGVFCTFVAFQVQLRAQQHISAEKAGRLLTFIPIFTVLVDFLVFKTQLSPAAMLGGALIIMATVLGDLDFKHVFASLSGTVAEG
- the rbsD gene encoding D-ribose pyranase, which encodes MRKGKLLNSNIVSVLAKLGHTDTITIADAGLPIPGKVERIDLALLKGVPSFLETLMIVASDMEIEKITLAEEIKTHNPEVLNVIKEKFEQIEITFVSHEEFKQLSSGSKAIIRTGECTPYANIILQSGVNFEEA
- the rbsC gene encoding ribose ABC transporter permease, coding for MNQTTKTILRRYQSVIALIIFSIIIAMLNDRFMTFSNIMNILRQTSINSIIAAGMTFVILTGGIDLSVGSTLAFSGAMVAWFIASGMNPLLAIVLALAIGTAIGVLNGIVISKGKLQPFIVTLATMTVFRGATLVFTDGKPISTGYESNAEFLTQIGNGYLGVIPIPIVIMIFVFAIGYYILTQTSFGRYVYALGGNEDATKLSGINTNRLKIIVYGMSGLFAALAGVIITARLSSAQPTAGQGYELDAIAAVVLGGTSLAGGLGTIMGTVTGALIIGILNNALNLMNVSSYYQLLAKGVVILIAVLIDRKEK